Proteins encoded by one window of Serratia nevei:
- the amiA gene encoding N-acetylmuramoyl-L-alanine amidase AmiA — translation MAKTDLLNTRLSRRRMMLAGLAALALNGAVSPLAHAHGLPRPKKQNGPHGARKRFLVMLDPGHGGIDSGAIGHTGSLEKHVVLEIARNVRAQLDRHGIDARLTRDSDVFIPLYDRVEIAHRHGADLFMSIHADGFTCPSACGASVFALSNKGASSAMAKYLSNSENAADDLAGPNVIKKDRYLQKILFDLEQTETIKESLALGSHLIQHIAPIHHLHAKNTEQAAFVVLKSPYIPSVLVETSFITNPEEEKLLGTPAFRNKIATAIAQGIVSYFKRETHA, via the coding sequence ATGGCTAAGACGGACCTTTTGAACACCCGGTTATCTCGCCGCAGAATGATGTTGGCAGGGTTGGCGGCCCTGGCGCTGAACGGCGCCGTTTCCCCGCTGGCTCACGCCCACGGCCTGCCACGCCCCAAAAAGCAGAACGGCCCTCACGGGGCGCGAAAAAGATTCCTGGTCATGTTGGATCCCGGTCATGGCGGCATCGACTCCGGAGCCATTGGCCACACCGGTTCGCTGGAAAAACATGTCGTTCTGGAGATCGCCAGAAATGTGCGTGCACAGCTCGATCGACACGGCATCGATGCCCGCCTGACGCGCGACAGCGACGTTTTTATCCCGCTTTACGATCGGGTGGAGATCGCGCACCGGCATGGCGCGGATCTTTTCATGTCCATTCACGCCGACGGCTTTACCTGCCCCAGCGCCTGCGGCGCGTCGGTCTTTGCGCTTTCCAATAAAGGCGCCAGCAGCGCGATGGCGAAATACTTATCGAACAGTGAAAACGCGGCGGACGATCTCGCCGGCCCTAACGTCATCAAGAAAGACCGCTATTTGCAGAAGATACTGTTTGACTTGGAGCAGACGGAAACGATCAAAGAAAGCCTGGCGCTGGGCTCGCACCTGATTCAACATATTGCGCCCATCCATCATCTGCATGCCAAAAATACCGAACAGGCGGCCTTCGTGGTCTTAAAGTCCCCGTATATTCCTTCCGTCTTGGTGGAAACCTCTTTCATCACCAACCCTGAGGAAGAAAAGCTGCTCGGCACCCCCGCCTTCAGAAATAAAATTGCCACGGCGATCGCTCAGGGGATCGTCAGCTACTTTAAACGCGAAACGCACGCTTAA